The proteins below come from a single Zea mays cultivar B73 chromosome 8, Zm-B73-REFERENCE-NAM-5.0, whole genome shotgun sequence genomic window:
- the LOC100284167 gene encoding uncharacterized protein LOC100284167, whose amino-acid sequence MTRGNQRDRDRERAAARKPNAKNSQDGLTPEQRRERDKKALEEKAAKKAQQAAAGGTGTSTDNNKNKAGGKK is encoded by the exons ATGACTC GCGGCAACCAGCGTGACCGCGACCGtgagcgcgcggcggcgcggaagCCCAACGCCAAGAACTCCCAGGACGGGCTCACCCCGGAGCAGCGCCGCGAGAG GGACAAGAAAGCTCTGGAGGAGAAGGCGGCCAAGAAGGCGCAGCAGGCAGCGGCCGGCGGCACCGGTACCTCCACGGACAACAACAAGAACAAGGCAGGTGGCAAGAAGTAG